One region of Flavobacterium sp. GSB-24 genomic DNA includes:
- the ygiD gene encoding 4,5-DOPA dioxygenase extradiol, whose translation MTTLNDLHSISSTFSNTDKMPVLFLGHGSPMNAIEENQFVAGFRDLAKTLPQPNAILCVSAHWFIKGTKVTAMEMPRTIHDFGGFPQALFDVQYPAKGSPELAVETQKILDPVMVELDEHWGLDHGAWSVIKHLYPNADVPVIQLSIDYTKSGQYHFELAQKLQALRYKGVLIIGSGNIVHNLRMVDFRNFDKDNYGYDWAIEARETVNNYLLDGNFQPLINFEKLNKAIQLAVPTPEHYLPLLYTLGLKDKADDLSLFNDKLLAGSLSMTSVKLM comes from the coding sequence ATGACAACATTAAACGATTTACATTCGATTTCATCAACGTTTTCGAATACTGATAAAATGCCAGTTTTGTTTTTAGGACACGGAAGTCCGATGAATGCAATTGAGGAAAATCAGTTTGTGGCGGGTTTTCGTGATTTGGCTAAGACATTGCCGCAGCCTAATGCTATTTTATGTGTTTCCGCGCATTGGTTTATAAAAGGAACAAAAGTTACTGCAATGGAAATGCCCAGGACCATTCATGATTTTGGAGGTTTTCCGCAGGCACTTTTTGATGTGCAGTATCCCGCAAAAGGAAGTCCCGAACTAGCAGTTGAAACACAGAAAATCCTAGATCCTGTAATGGTCGAATTAGATGAACATTGGGGATTAGATCACGGCGCTTGGAGTGTAATTAAACATTTGTATCCGAATGCAGATGTTCCTGTAATTCAATTAAGTATCGATTATACCAAATCGGGACAATATCATTTTGAATTGGCTCAGAAATTACAGGCATTGCGATATAAAGGCGTTTTAATTATCGGAAGCGGTAATATTGTTCACAATCTTAGAATGGTCGATTTCAGAAATTTTGATAAAGATAATTACGGTTACGATTGGGCAATTGAAGCTCGTGAAACTGTGAATAATTATTTGCTTGATGGAAATTTCCAACCTTTAATTAATTTTGAAAAATTGAATAAAGCCATTCAATTGGCAGTTCCAACACCCGAACATTATCTTCCGTTGTTGTATACGTTAGGTTTAAAAGATAAAGCTGATGATTTAAGTCTGTTTAATGATAAATTACTGGCAGGTTCATTAAGTATGACTTCAGTAAAATTGATGTGA
- a CDS encoding AAA family ATPase: MNSALFYGILQKRFPFAPTHKQDIFFQKIAIFLTEPQNDTIFVLKGYAGTGKTTVISTIVNNLGDINKKFVLLAPTGRAAKVIANYSNTPAFTIHKKIYFPKKSSGGGVAFTKQVNKHKNTIFIVDEASMISDSTLDSGSLLDDLINYVYSGNNCKMILLGDTAQLPPVNLDISPALDVQTLGIHYDKEIEHIELDEVMRQEESSGILYNATELRELLKESFITEFRFNVKKFKDIVRLTDGYDIQDAINMAYSNYSIEDTAFIVRSNKRANQYNEQIRTRILFKESELSVGDFLMVVKNNYFWLKETDEAGFIANGDIIEVLELFGIKELYGFTFAKVKIRMVDYPDQKPFETVLILDTLKSESPSLTYEESNRLYEEVMKDYEDESTKYKRFQKVKENEYFNGLQVKFSYAITCHKSQGGQWNTVFIEQPFLPNGIDRDYIRWLYTAMTRAKNKLYLIGFKDENFEE; encoded by the coding sequence ATGAATTCTGCACTGTTTTACGGTATTTTACAAAAACGATTTCCTTTTGCTCCAACTCACAAACAGGATATTTTTTTTCAGAAGATTGCAATTTTTTTAACGGAACCTCAAAACGACACCATTTTCGTTTTGAAAGGATACGCTGGAACGGGAAAAACAACCGTAATCTCTACTATCGTCAATAATTTGGGAGATATCAATAAAAAGTTTGTTTTGCTGGCGCCAACTGGACGTGCGGCAAAAGTGATTGCAAATTATTCAAATACGCCAGCGTTTACGATTCATAAAAAAATATATTTTCCTAAAAAATCATCGGGTGGAGGAGTGGCTTTTACCAAACAGGTTAACAAACACAAAAACACCATTTTTATCGTCGATGAAGCTTCTATGATTTCAGACAGCACATTAGACAGCGGTTCACTTCTGGACGATTTAATTAATTATGTCTATTCTGGAAACAATTGTAAAATGATTCTGTTGGGAGACACGGCACAGCTTCCGCCGGTAAACTTAGATATTAGTCCAGCACTCGATGTTCAGACATTAGGAATTCATTACGATAAAGAAATTGAACATATCGAACTAGACGAAGTAATGCGTCAGGAAGAAAGTTCTGGAATTTTATACAACGCCACAGAATTACGTGAATTGTTGAAAGAGAGTTTTATAACTGAGTTCCGATTTAATGTAAAGAAGTTTAAAGATATTGTTCGTTTAACGGATGGCTATGATATTCAGGATGCTATAAATATGGCGTACAGTAATTATAGTATTGAAGATACTGCTTTTATTGTTCGTTCTAATAAAAGGGCAAATCAATACAACGAACAAATTAGAACCCGAATTTTATTCAAAGAAAGTGAACTTTCGGTGGGTGATTTTTTGATGGTTGTAAAGAACAATTATTTCTGGCTTAAAGAAACTGATGAAGCTGGATTTATTGCCAACGGAGATATTATCGAAGTTTTAGAGTTATTCGGAATTAAAGAATTGTACGGATTTACTTTTGCGAAAGTAAAAATAAGAATGGTCGATTATCCCGATCAAAAACCTTTTGAAACGGTTTTGATTTTAGATACTTTAAAAAGTGAATCTCCATCTTTAACTTACGAAGAATCAAATCGTTTGTACGAAGAAGTAATGAAAGATTATGAAGATGAATCTACAAAATACAAGCGTTTTCAAAAAGTAAAAGAAAACGAATATTTTAACGGATTACAGGTTAAATTCTCTTACGCCATCACTTGTCATAAATCGCAAGGAGGACAATGGAACACGGTTTTTATTGAACAGCCTTTTTTGCCAAACGGAATCGACCGCGATTACATACGATGGCTTTACACGGCAATGACACGTGCTAAAAATAAGTTATATTTGATAGGGTTTAAAGACGAGAATTTTGAAGAATAA
- a CDS encoding DUF3822 family protein, whose translation MSLQNTNITSKNYKKLSIQVSLTGFSYCCFDTLNNIITSFKEIQFDNSNKSTKIEDLFADAFKNNPELKNTYDEVMVIHTNNLSTFVPTALFDENYLGSYLQYTTKVFETDFFTFDQISNYEMNAVYIPYVNINNFLIDNVGSFDYKHANSILVEKILDNSRNNDDKKMIVNFNPGNFEIIVVQNQKLLLFNSFEYNTPEDFIYYILFTAEQLSLNPESFQLELLGTITENDPFYAIAYKYIRHISFLDVTKLQEKNNFTTAQNQKHYILFQS comes from the coding sequence ATGTCATTACAAAACACTAACATTACTTCAAAAAATTACAAAAAACTTTCTATTCAGGTTTCTCTGACTGGATTTTCATATTGCTGTTTTGATACTTTAAATAATATCATTACTTCGTTTAAAGAAATTCAATTTGACAATTCGAATAAATCAACAAAAATTGAGGACTTATTTGCTGATGCATTTAAGAATAATCCTGAATTAAAAAACACGTACGATGAAGTAATGGTTATTCATACCAACAATCTTTCAACTTTTGTTCCGACTGCTTTGTTTGATGAAAATTATTTAGGAAGTTATCTTCAATACACTACAAAAGTATTTGAAACTGACTTTTTTACTTTCGATCAAATTTCTAATTATGAAATGAATGCCGTTTATATTCCCTATGTGAATATCAATAATTTCCTGATTGATAATGTTGGATCTTTTGACTACAAACATGCGAACAGTATTTTGGTCGAAAAGATTTTGGATAATTCTCGTAATAATGATGATAAGAAAATGATTGTGAATTTCAATCCGGGAAATTTCGAAATCATTGTTGTTCAAAATCAGAAGCTTTTATTGTTTAATTCTTTTGAATACAATACTCCGGAAGATTTTATTTATTACATTTTGTTTACCGCAGAACAATTGAGTCTGAATCCAGAAAGTTTTCAATTAGAATTGTTGGGAACCATTACAGAAAATGATCCTTTCTATGCCATTGCATACAAATATATCCGTCATATTTCTTTTTTAGACGTAACAAAACTGCAGGAAAAGAACAATTTCACAACTGCTCAAAATCAAAAACATTATATCTTATTTCAATCATGA
- a CDS encoding RsmD family RNA methyltransferase yields the protein MRIISGKYKGRRIFPPKNLPVRPTTDMSKEALFNVLNNHFSFDSLKVLDLFSGTGNISYEFASRGSAPITSVDGDFGCVKFIKQISSEYDFDIAATKSDVFKFLENCKTTYDIIFADPPYGLDQATFEKVVLTVFEKGLLEDDGMMIIEHSKYTKMDHLSNFSFQKSYGGSFFSFFELNSTDDDEELPHDSSKKDTEEDEG from the coding sequence ATGAGAATCATTTCAGGAAAATATAAAGGACGCAGAATTTTTCCGCCAAAAAATCTACCTGTAAGACCAACGACTGATATGAGTAAAGAAGCATTGTTTAATGTTTTGAATAATCATTTTAGTTTTGACAGCTTAAAGGTTCTGGATTTATTTTCGGGAACTGGCAATATTAGTTATGAATTCGCTTCACGCGGAAGCGCGCCAATTACGTCTGTTGACGGCGATTTCGGATGCGTTAAATTCATCAAGCAAATTTCATCAGAATATGATTTTGATATTGCTGCGACTAAAAGTGATGTTTTTAAATTTCTGGAAAACTGTAAAACGACTTATGATATTATTTTTGCCGATCCGCCATACGGATTGGACCAGGCTACGTTCGAAAAAGTTGTTTTAACGGTTTTTGAAAAAGGTTTACTAGAAGATGACGGCATGATGATTATCGAGCATTCAAAGTATACTAAAATGGATCATTTGAGTAATTTTTCTTTTCAAAAAAGTTACGGCGGTTCGTTTTTTAGTTTCTTCGAACTAAATTCAACCGATGATGATGAAGAACTGCCACATGACAGTTCTAAAAAAGATACTGAAGAAGACGAAGGATAG
- a CDS encoding outer membrane beta-barrel family protein — MNIYLPLKLLIAFMLFCLSFMANAQNETPKDSISQKLNEVVITQNKKTFTNSNGNIKVDVVNSIYNAIPNPVDLLSRLPLVQVSPNRESVSIVGKGNPLIYIDNQRVGMNELNALAVADIKTIEIIQNPSSKYEAEGRAVILITRKLSKKDSFRTEISETASFKKNYNNYLGFNSSFKKNKLEWKANLNYNKLEPWENHSIAYQIPQAGIISDYDVSAVTKRNQYIFGGGLFYKINEEDYFSVNINGKSQGDNFDINTFTFNKNMNDENNVYTFSDNSSSKNFINSFVNYSKKIKAIDTKLFAGFQYSNFNQHLWSLVQNNYNETELELSQNRDQKFNVDAFSGRIDLEKKFKNEMNLEYGGLYSAAKSKSNYDVFDYGKNGNTTFDYNFKEANLAAYSQLSGKIKKAAFSVGLRIENTNVSGKYSTDNSFLIDKNYTNLFPKAQLSYAIDSTKSLSVDYSKSISRPNYSSLSMIATYINPYFIYGSNINLGPTFMDVISTVFQYHDKSLKLTLYQNKNPVYQDFVFDNQNNVLTFTEKNFQKESGFNIELTVPFTYRFWTNTNSLVFTKNKIEDENALFNSSKPYIYYYSNNSFKLPKDFTFVLSFWGATKQKEGVFERNAKLIFDMSLAKSFGKNWNCTLSYNDIFKNTIYTERFTINDIGSRARYLVDANEVSITLRYSFGKIKESEFKEKSVNENESRIR, encoded by the coding sequence ATGAATATTTACCTGCCGTTAAAACTTTTGATAGCTTTTATGCTTTTTTGTCTTTCATTTATGGCAAACGCTCAAAATGAAACTCCTAAAGATTCCATCTCGCAAAAACTAAACGAAGTCGTTATTACCCAAAACAAAAAGACTTTTACCAATTCAAACGGAAACATAAAAGTGGATGTTGTCAACTCAATTTACAATGCAATTCCGAATCCTGTTGATTTGCTTTCCAGACTTCCATTGGTGCAGGTAAGCCCAAACCGTGAAAGCGTTTCAATTGTAGGCAAAGGAAATCCGCTTATTTATATCGACAATCAAAGAGTAGGAATGAATGAGTTAAATGCTTTAGCTGTCGCTGATATCAAAACGATTGAGATCATTCAAAATCCGTCTTCAAAATATGAAGCTGAAGGACGTGCCGTAATTTTGATTACCAGAAAATTGAGTAAAAAAGATAGTTTTAGAACTGAAATTAGTGAAACAGCTTCCTTTAAGAAAAATTATAATAATTACTTAGGATTCAATTCGAGTTTCAAAAAAAATAAACTGGAATGGAAAGCTAATTTGAATTACAATAAACTCGAACCGTGGGAAAATCATAGTATTGCGTATCAAATTCCTCAAGCGGGAATAATTTCAGATTATGATGTTTCGGCTGTTACCAAAAGAAATCAATATATTTTTGGAGGAGGTTTATTTTATAAAATAAATGAAGAAGATTACTTCTCGGTGAACATAAATGGTAAAAGTCAGGGCGATAATTTTGATATTAATACCTTTACTTTTAATAAAAATATGAACGACGAAAACAACGTTTATACTTTTAGCGATAATTCTAGCTCAAAGAATTTTATCAATTCATTTGTCAATTATTCAAAAAAAATAAAAGCAATCGATACTAAGCTTTTTGCAGGTTTTCAGTATTCCAATTTCAATCAGCATTTGTGGAGTTTGGTGCAGAATAATTACAATGAAACCGAATTGGAACTATCTCAAAACCGTGATCAAAAATTTAATGTTGATGCTTTTTCGGGACGAATTGATTTAGAAAAAAAGTTTAAAAACGAAATGAATTTAGAATACGGCGGACTTTATTCTGCCGCAAAATCTAAATCTAATTATGATGTTTTTGATTATGGTAAAAATGGAAACACCACTTTTGATTATAATTTTAAAGAAGCCAATTTAGCAGCATATTCCCAGCTTTCTGGAAAAATTAAAAAAGCAGCATTCTCGGTTGGACTTAGAATTGAAAATACCAATGTCAGCGGAAAATACAGCACAGATAATTCTTTTTTGATTGATAAAAATTATACTAATCTTTTTCCAAAAGCACAGCTTTCTTATGCGATAGACAGTACTAAAAGTTTAAGTGTCGATTATTCTAAAAGCATTTCGAGACCCAATTATTCTTCGTTAAGTATGATTGCAACTTACATAAATCCGTATTTTATTTATGGCAGCAATATCAATTTAGGACCCACTTTTATGGATGTTATTTCGACGGTTTTTCAGTATCATGATAAGTCTTTAAAACTAACTTTATATCAAAACAAAAATCCTGTTTATCAAGATTTTGTTTTTGACAATCAGAATAATGTGCTGACTTTTACGGAGAAAAATTTTCAAAAAGAGTCAGGGTTTAATATTGAATTAACAGTGCCTTTTACCTATAGGTTTTGGACCAATACAAACTCTTTAGTTTTTACTAAAAACAAAATTGAAGATGAAAATGCATTATTCAATTCGTCTAAACCTTATATATATTATTACTCTAACAATAGTTTTAAACTTCCAAAAGATTTTACATTTGTTCTGTCTTTTTGGGGAGCAACCAAGCAAAAAGAAGGTGTTTTTGAACGAAATGCAAAGTTGATTTTTGATATGTCTCTCGCAAAATCTTTCGGTAAAAACTGGAATTGTACTTTAAGCTATAATGATATTTTTAAAAACACGATTTATACAGAGCGATTCACAATCAATGATATAGGATCTAGAGCGAGATATTTGGTTGATGCGAATGAAGTTTCAATTACACTTCGTTATTCTTTTGGAAAAATAAAAGAAAGTGAATTTAAAGAAAAAAGTGTGAATGAAAATGAGAGCAGGATTCGATAG
- a CDS encoding HAMP domain-containing sensor histidine kinase, whose protein sequence is MKQRINLLIAFSVLALIVLMTVQCYLVKTAYEYKVAQFHTQIKNEIAQISNNYSDIDSALVARKEALYKSLSENYLKGKKSKLDIKNGILENEFENALTQKIKRKFERDLPNFEIDFAIVLNKFILYKNAAKADTIFSEKPFIQNKLYGNLTSLNNAFLVRSYVGTTNGNFDNQEYKLLTEDSMYVSVIDWEMIILRRMTFILVLSLLSILTLITLFVIALKALIKQKKVSDVKTDFINNITHELKTPLATLGISTKILEQKNIRDNDENFNAIVNTISRQNNRLQSLIDQVMANSLAENELELQKEKIETEDFLLSIVNDFKITFPNINLKTDFQTQKTILVLDKFHLTTAFLNVLENAVKYGSSTITIKTRIVENQFAISIEDDGIGIAKNKQSFLFDKFYRVEQGNLHNTKGLGLGLYYVSQIIKAHQGSVNVVSELGKGTQFTILLKV, encoded by the coding sequence ATGAAGCAAAGAATCAATTTATTAATCGCATTTTCTGTCCTTGCATTAATTGTTTTAATGACGGTACAATGCTATTTGGTAAAAACCGCTTACGAATATAAAGTGGCGCAGTTTCATACGCAGATTAAAAATGAAATTGCACAGATTAGTAATAACTACAGCGATATTGATTCGGCGTTGGTTGCTCGAAAAGAAGCACTTTATAAAAGTCTATCTGAGAATTATCTTAAAGGAAAAAAATCCAAACTGGATATTAAAAATGGAATTCTAGAAAATGAATTCGAAAATGCATTAACACAGAAAATTAAACGAAAATTTGAAAGGGATTTGCCTAATTTCGAAATTGATTTTGCGATTGTTCTCAATAAATTTATACTCTACAAAAACGCTGCAAAAGCTGACACCATTTTCTCTGAAAAACCTTTTATCCAAAATAAATTATACGGTAATCTGACTTCGTTAAACAATGCTTTTTTGGTGAGAAGTTATGTTGGAACCACAAACGGAAACTTTGATAATCAAGAATATAAATTACTGACAGAAGATTCGATGTACGTCTCGGTTATCGATTGGGAAATGATTATTTTAAGACGAATGACATTTATTTTGGTTTTGTCCTTATTATCGATTCTCACGCTGATCACACTTTTTGTAATTGCGCTAAAAGCATTAATTAAACAGAAAAAAGTAAGTGATGTTAAAACCGATTTCATCAATAATATCACACACGAACTCAAAACGCCTTTGGCAACTTTAGGAATTTCAACAAAAATTTTGGAGCAGAAGAACATTCGTGACAACGATGAAAATTTCAATGCAATTGTCAATACAATTTCGCGTCAGAACAATCGCCTTCAAAGTTTGATTGATCAGGTTATGGCTAATTCTCTGGCTGAAAATGAATTGGAATTACAAAAAGAAAAAATCGAAACAGAAGATTTTCTGCTTTCTATTGTAAATGATTTTAAAATTACGTTTCCAAACATCAATTTAAAAACCGATTTTCAAACCCAGAAAACGATTTTAGTTTTAGATAAATTCCACTTGACAACTGCTTTTTTGAATGTGTTGGAAAATGCCGTAAAATATGGTTCCAGTACGATTACTATCAAAACAAGAATAGTTGAAAATCAGTTTGCGATAAGCATTGAAGATGATGGAATTGGGATTGCTAAAAACAAACAATCGTTTCTGTTTGACAAATTCTATCGCGTAGAACAAGGAAATCTTCATAATACAAAAGGTTTAGGTTTAGGTTTGTATTATGTTTCTCAAATTATAAAAGCACATCAGGGCTCTGTTAACGTTGTGAGTGAGTTAGGAAAAGGAACACAGTTTACTATTTTATTAAAAGTTTAA
- a CDS encoding response regulator transcription factor — MKKLLLAEDDFDFAAILKQYLELHQFEVIWAENGEIALEYFKNQTFDICVFDVMMPKLDGFSLAEKIITINPEIPFIFLTARKLKEDKIIGLKLGADDYIVKPFEVDELVLRLQNILKRIEQKRSLEGNNIIEIGSYIFDNERLTLNNKNHVQQLTEKEASLIEYLYLNHNQLLKRDQILMSVWKKDDYFSGRSMDVFISRLRKYFNSDPKIKIESVRNIGLEFKIEKP; from the coding sequence TTGAAAAAATTACTTTTAGCTGAAGACGATTTTGATTTTGCAGCAATTTTAAAACAATACTTAGAACTGCATCAATTTGAAGTAATCTGGGCAGAAAATGGCGAAATAGCTTTGGAGTATTTCAAAAACCAGACTTTTGATATTTGTGTTTTTGATGTCATGATGCCTAAATTGGACGGATTTTCATTGGCTGAAAAAATAATTACGATCAATCCTGAAATTCCATTTATTTTCCTGACGGCAAGAAAGTTAAAAGAAGACAAAATCATTGGATTAAAATTAGGCGCGGACGATTATATCGTAAAACCTTTTGAAGTCGATGAGCTGGTTCTCCGTTTGCAGAATATTCTAAAAAGAATCGAACAAAAAAGAAGTCTGGAAGGAAACAATATTATTGAAATTGGTTCTTATATTTTTGATAATGAAAGATTAACACTCAACAATAAAAATCACGTACAACAGCTTACAGAGAAAGAAGCTTCTCTTATTGAATATTTATATCTAAACCATAACCAGTTATTAAAGAGAGATCAAATTTTAATGTCTGTTTGGAAAAAAGATGATTATTTTTCAGGCCGAAGCATGGATGTCTTTATCAGCAGGCTTCGAAAATATTTTAATTCAGATCCAAAAATCAAAATTGAAAGCGTTCGTAATATCGGCTTAGAATTTAAAATAGAAAAACCTTGA
- a CDS encoding cation:dicarboxylase symporter family transporter: MNISTPNPSSKTKKSLFRTVITNLTFWVLIAIIAGILLGHFSPQNGVKMEILGKRFVDLIKLFIGPIIFLTIVLGISGMGNLKKVGRIGIKALAYFEVVSTIALAIGVAVAYLFQPGKIDKSGLTLGDASQYTNSSAENFSWIQFFFSNFTLQVLLAAIICGIALNFYKKREQTIFVLERFSKVVFTCLKYVMYLAPIGAFGGMAYTIGKFGLATLIPLGKLMLCVYLTMALFVFVILGSILRYYKISILSILKYIKEELLLVLGTSSSEAALPSIMVKLERMGCSKSVVGLVIPTGYSFNLDGTSIYLSMSVIFLAQLYDVHLSFFEILTVIGILMITSKGAAGVTGSGFIVLASTLTALHKIPVEGLAFLLGVDKFMSEARAITNLIGNTVATIIISKTERDFTELNLDPVLEE, encoded by the coding sequence ATGAATATTTCTACTCCAAATCCTTCTTCCAAAACTAAGAAAAGTCTTTTCCGCACTGTAATTACCAATTTGACTTTTTGGGTTTTAATTGCAATTATTGCCGGGATTCTGCTTGGACATTTTTCTCCTCAAAATGGAGTAAAAATGGAAATTTTGGGTAAAAGATTCGTTGATCTTATCAAGCTTTTTATTGGACCAATTATTTTCCTAACAATTGTTTTGGGAATTTCTGGAATGGGAAATCTAAAGAAAGTAGGACGCATTGGGATAAAAGCTCTTGCTTATTTTGAGGTAGTTTCTACAATAGCATTGGCAATTGGCGTTGCAGTTGCTTATTTATTTCAACCAGGAAAAATTGATAAATCGGGATTAACTCTCGGAGATGCAAGTCAATATACAAATTCGAGTGCAGAGAACTTTTCGTGGATTCAATTTTTCTTTTCCAATTTTACGCTGCAGGTTTTGCTGGCAGCAATTATTTGTGGAATTGCCCTGAACTTTTATAAAAAAAGAGAACAAACTATTTTTGTTCTGGAACGTTTTTCTAAAGTTGTTTTTACCTGTTTAAAATATGTAATGTATCTCGCACCTATTGGAGCTTTTGGCGGAATGGCTTACACAATTGGAAAGTTTGGATTAGCAACTTTAATTCCGCTTGGGAAATTAATGCTTTGTGTATATTTAACCATGGCACTTTTTGTGTTTGTAATTTTAGGAAGTATTCTGCGGTATTATAAAATCAGTATTCTTTCGATTTTAAAATATATCAAAGAAGAACTTTTATTGGTTTTAGGGACTTCCTCTTCAGAAGCTGCTTTGCCGAGTATTATGGTAAAACTAGAAAGAATGGGCTGCAGTAAATCGGTTGTAGGATTGGTAATTCCGACTGGATATTCTTTCAATCTCGATGGAACTTCGATTTATCTTTCGATGTCAGTAATTTTCTTAGCACAGCTATACGATGTACATTTGAGTTTCTTCGAAATCCTAACCGTTATCGGAATTTTAATGATTACTTCGAAAGGTGCGGCGGGAGTTACCGGAAGCGGTTTTATTGTTTTAGCATCTACATTAACGGCGCTTCATAAAATTCCCGTTGAAGGTTTGGCCTTTTTATTAGGAGTTGATAAATTTATGAGCGAAGCCAGAGCAATTACAAATTTGATAGGAAATACAGTAGCAACCATTATAATTTCTAAAACTGAAAGAGATTTTACAGAATTGAATCTTGATCCAGTTTTAGAAGAGTAG
- a CDS encoding type II toxin-antitoxin system ParD family antitoxin, whose protein sequence is MGRNTSISLGNHFENFIKNRLSEGRYKNASEVVRAGLRLLEEEENKLLILKIAVEEGQYSGRAENFDPIKHLKS, encoded by the coding sequence ATGGGAAGAAATACTTCTATATCATTAGGAAATCATTTTGAAAATTTTATTAAAAATAGACTTTCTGAAGGAAGATATAAAAATGCAAGTGAAGTTGTGAGAGCTGGATTGCGTCTTTTGGAAGAAGAAGAAAATAAATTATTAATATTGAAAATAGCTGTTGAAGAAGGACAATACAGTGGTCGTGCAGAAAACTTTGATCCAATAAAACATCTTAAAAGTTAA
- a CDS encoding LysM peptidoglycan-binding domain-containing protein, protein MSLLDKYRELTSLAAELGIANLQLREQDNVLYIDGEAKSAEDKEKLWNSYAKIDPDYRSGDVVMNIQVAARPTTDYTVKSGDSLSKIGKEFGVSWQTIFEANKDVISNPDLIQPGWKLKIPTA, encoded by the coding sequence ATGAGTTTACTAGATAAATATAGAGAATTGACAAGTTTGGCAGCTGAATTAGGAATCGCCAATTTGCAGTTAAGAGAGCAGGATAACGTTTTATATATTGACGGAGAAGCAAAATCTGCTGAGGACAAAGAAAAACTTTGGAATTCTTATGCTAAAATTGATCCAGATTATAGATCTGGCGATGTGGTAATGAATATTCAAGTTGCCGCAAGACCTACAACAGATTATACTGTAAAAAGCGGTGATTCGCTTTCTAAAATTGGAAAAGAATTTGGAGTTTCCTGGCAGACAATCTTTGAAGCTAATAAAGATGTTATTTCAAACCCAGACTTAATTCAACCTGGTTGGAAATTGAAAATACCAACGGCGTAA
- a CDS encoding BON domain-containing protein, producing the protein MKIKSILLGIGLFLSLAACAPKDADIEKAISEKLSDTPNIQVTVHEGVATITGTCDDEIFKKNIEKSVRATKGVKSVVNTCEIARANQEPAAATVVINSDAELDKSIHKVVDAYDGVSATVVGGVVTLSGEIKRDKLQPLLQSIQELKPKKVDNKLTIK; encoded by the coding sequence ATGAAAATCAAATCAATTTTATTGGGAATCGGTCTTTTTCTTTCACTTGCAGCATGCGCTCCTAAAGATGCAGATATAGAAAAAGCAATCAGCGAAAAATTAAGTGACACACCAAACATACAAGTTACTGTGCATGAAGGTGTCGCAACAATTACTGGAACTTGCGACGACGAAATTTTCAAAAAAAATATCGAAAAAAGTGTTAGAGCAACGAAAGGTGTAAAATCCGTAGTGAATACCTGCGAAATTGCAAGAGCTAATCAAGAACCTGCTGCAGCAACTGTGGTAATCAATTCAGATGCTGAATTAGATAAATCGATACATAAAGTAGTAGATGCTTACGATGGCGTAAGTGCAACTGTTGTAGGAGGTGTTGTAACACTTTCGGGAGAAATTAAAAGAGATAAATTACAGCCTCTATTACAAAGCATACAGGAATTGAAACCCAAAAAAGTTGATAACAAATTAACTATTAAATAA